The segment TCCGGCTCAAGGCGAGCGCCGGCCGCGCCTTCCGCACGCCGACCTTCAACGACCGCTTCTGGCAGCCGGGCGGCAACCCAGCGCTCCGCCCCGAGCGTGGCTGGACCGCCGAGGCGGGAGCCGTCGTCGAAGTGCGTCCCGGCCCGCTCACCTTTGCGACGGAAGGGACCCTCTTCACGAGCCGCCTCCGCGACCAGATCGTCTGGCGTCCCGGCCGCTTCCCGGACGGGTTCTACTGGGCCCCAGTCAACGTCGGGCGGACGCGGACCACAGGGTGGGAGCTGTCGGCGAACGTCCGGTTCGAGCAGCGCAGCGCGTTCGCCGAGGTCGGAGGTCTGTGGGCGCGCAGCCGCGCCCGCGACCGGACGGACTCGGCGGCGACCTCCTTCGACCAGCCGCTCCTCTTCGTCCCCGACGACCAGGCGAAGGCCCACGTCGCGCTCGGGCTCGGACCGCTCCGGCTCGACGCGCAGCTTCGCCACGCGAGCGAGCGCCCGAGCGCGGCCGACGGCTCGGCCGCGCTCGACCCCTATACGCTCTTCGACGCCGGGGCCTCGGTCGCCCTCGCCGGCCCGGCGTGGCGCGCCCGCCTCGGCGCTCGTGTCGAAAACCTCACCGACGAGGTCTACTCCGTCGTCCCACGCTACCCGATGCCGCCGCGCACGCTGCGGCTCACCCTCACGCTCGAAACCCGCTAACCCTTCTCCGCCCTCACACCTCGATTGCCATGCGCCTCTTCGCTACCCTTCTCGCCCTCCTCGTTTTCGCCCTGCCCGCACGCGCGCAGGAGACCCTCGGCATCTTCGTCGGCAACCAGGGCGATCCCTCGTCGCTGACCTACCTCGACCCCGACACCGGCGAGGCCGAGCAGCTCCTCGTCGGCCAGATCGGCCGCTTTCTCCAAGGGATGCAGCTGATGAACGAGACGCTGTACGTCACCGCGCCCGGTGCATCGACCATCGACGTGGTCGACCCCGACACGCAGCAGCGCGTCGGACAGATCTCCGACCCCGCCTTCGCCGCCGCGCGCTACATCGCCCAGGTCAGCGACACGAAGGCCTACGTCACGACGCAGAACTTTGCGATGGGCGCGACGGAGTCCGAGATCGTCATCCTCAACCTGACGGACGACACCGTGAGCGGTCGGATTACCGTCCCGGTGCAGCCCGAGGGCATCACCGTCGCGGCGGGGCGCGCGTACGTCGCCCTCGGCGGCTTCGCAGGGCCCCCAGAGCTTGCAGTCATCGACACGGCGACGGACGCCCTGCTCGGGACTGTCAACATCGGCTGCCCGGCCCGCTTCGTCCTGGCCGACGGCGACGGCGACGTGTTCGCCGTCTGTAACGGTACCGACCAGGTCGTCGTCTTCGACACTGCGGCGGGGAACGTTGCGACGACGGTCACGTCGACGGCTGACCTCGGCAGCGCGTTCGGCCTCGGCCAAGACGCCGCGCTCCTCGGCTCGGGCGATGACGAGCGCCTGCTCGTCGTCACAG is part of the Bacteroidota bacterium genome and harbors:
- a CDS encoding T9SS type A sorting domain-containing protein is translated as MRLFATLLALLVFALPARAQETLGIFVGNQGDPSSLTYLDPDTGEAEQLLVGQIGRFLQGMQLMNETLYVTAPGASTIDVVDPDTQQRVGQISDPAFAAARYIAQVSDTKAYVTTQNFAMGATESEIVILNLTDDTVSGRITVPVQPEGITVAAGRAYVALGGFAGPPELAVIDTATDALLGTVNIGCPARFVLADGDGDVFAVCNGTDQVVVFDTAAGNVATTVTSTADLGSAFGLGQDAALLGSGDDERLLVVTATGLVPFDVDAYTFGSAIAIADTDARPVGAVGYDAERDQYILGRPDPTNPFSAAGTVTTHSASGALLGTVAAGVFPDYVSVYAAPSVANEGPADAADFALTSVYPNPMADRAAVAFTLGQSAPVRVSVYDALGREVAVLADGPRAAGDHTVALDAAVLPSGVYLVRVSAGGRAATQTVTRLR